The following are from one region of the Synechococcus sp. CBW1108 genome:
- a CDS encoding DUF3136 domain-containing protein, translating to MASDGLSLGELEAQYPLYCKAMRILVRDGVTINKARRTVCWQKLEILNHCLPRQYREPEQLYLHLKRDQLTAAGSR from the coding sequence ATGGCTAGCGATGGTTTGAGCCTTGGGGAACTGGAAGCCCAGTACCCCCTCTATTGCAAGGCGATGCGCATCCTGGTGCGAGATGGCGTCACGATCAACAAGGCCCGCCGCACGGTCTGCTGGCAGAAGTTGGAGATCCTCAACCACTGCCTGCCCCGCCAGTACCGCGAGCCCGAGCAGCTCTATCTGCACCTCAAACGCGATCAGCTCACTGCCGCCGGCAGCCGCTGA